From the genome of Xiphophorus hellerii strain 12219 chromosome 11, Xiphophorus_hellerii-4.1, whole genome shotgun sequence, one region includes:
- the LOC116727918 gene encoding odorant receptor 131-2-like isoform X1, with protein sequence MNGTEGPSMIQIHVPVRVLLTVLPCLFFLYVNSVMLFALVKKPLLLESPRYILFGHLLFSDFLQVLLTTLLYVFALTMVRIITCVCIFVIQFTAITVKMSPINLAVMSLERFVAICFPLRHAAIATSRVTRGAIAVMWTVASLDSFTQLCLFFSLGNRTLTAQQVCRKKTVFQLQVYVIVNQVFTVANFVLVTVIIIYTYIATMVAVKCGSSCAHRAKVAHQTVILHALQLCLYLISTLFNMINSSDLFNLDPGVALYVNHLLFSGLIIFPKFLSSLLYGLKDQTFKHVFKYYFTFGYRSSVEPYPTS encoded by the coding sequence ATGAACGGTACGGAAGGTCCAAGCATGATCCAGATTCATGTACCTGTCAGGGTTCTGCTGACTGTGCTCCCATGCCTCTTTTTCTTGTACGTCAACAGCGTCATGCTGTTCGCCCTGGTGAAAAAGCCCCTGCTTCTGGAGTCACCCCGTTACATCCTGTTTGGGCATTTGCTCTTCTCCGACTTCCTCCAGGTCCTACTGACCACGCTGCTCTACGTATTCGCTTTGACCATGGTCAGAATCATCACTTGCGTTTGCATTTTCGTCATCCAGTTCACAGCCATCACCGTGAAGATGTCCCCCATCAACCTGGCTGTCATGTCGTTGGAGAGGTTCGTTGCCATTTGCTTCCCTCTGAGGCACGCCGCCATTGCAACCTCCAGGGTGACGCGTGGCGCCATCGCCGTCATGTGGACCGTGGCCTCTTTGGACTCTTTCACGCAGCTCTGTCTGTTTTTCAGCCTCGGCAACAGAACCCTCACCGCTCAGCAGGTCTGCAGGAAAAAGACGGTATTTCAACTGCAGGTTTACGTGATTGTCAACCAGGTTTTCACAGTCGCAAATTTCGTCCTGGTCACCGTTATTATCATTTACACTTACATCGCTACCATGGTGGCCGTGAAGTGCGGCTCTTCTTGCGCTCACAGGGCCAAAGTGGCACATCAAACCGTGATCCTGCACGCACTCCAGCTGTGCCTGTACCTCATCTCCACCCTGTTTAACATGATAAACTCCAGCGACCTGTTCAACTTGGACCCAGGTGTTGCTCTTTACGTCAATCACCTGCTCTTTTCAGGGCTAATCATTTTCCCCAAGTTTTTGAGCTCGCTTTTATACGGCCTTAAAGATCAGACGTTCAAGCACGTCTTCAAATACTACTTTACCTTTGGCTACAGATCTTCGGTAGAGCCCTATCCCACGTCTTGA
- the LOC116727918 gene encoding odorant receptor 131-2-like isoform X2: protein MLFALVKKPLLLESPRYILFGHLLFSDFLQVLLTTLLYVFALTMVRIITCVCIFVIQFTAITVKMSPINLAVMSLERFVAICFPLRHAAIATSRVTRGAIAVMWTVASLDSFTQLCLFFSLGNRTLTAQQVCRKKTVFQLQVYVIVNQVFTVANFVLVTVIIIYTYIATMVAVKCGSSCAHRAKVAHQTVILHALQLCLYLISTLFNMINSSDLFNLDPGVALYVNHLLFSGLIIFPKFLSSLLYGLKDQTFKHVFKYYFTFGYRSSVEPYPTS, encoded by the coding sequence ATGCTGTTCGCCCTGGTGAAAAAGCCCCTGCTTCTGGAGTCACCCCGTTACATCCTGTTTGGGCATTTGCTCTTCTCCGACTTCCTCCAGGTCCTACTGACCACGCTGCTCTACGTATTCGCTTTGACCATGGTCAGAATCATCACTTGCGTTTGCATTTTCGTCATCCAGTTCACAGCCATCACCGTGAAGATGTCCCCCATCAACCTGGCTGTCATGTCGTTGGAGAGGTTCGTTGCCATTTGCTTCCCTCTGAGGCACGCCGCCATTGCAACCTCCAGGGTGACGCGTGGCGCCATCGCCGTCATGTGGACCGTGGCCTCTTTGGACTCTTTCACGCAGCTCTGTCTGTTTTTCAGCCTCGGCAACAGAACCCTCACCGCTCAGCAGGTCTGCAGGAAAAAGACGGTATTTCAACTGCAGGTTTACGTGATTGTCAACCAGGTTTTCACAGTCGCAAATTTCGTCCTGGTCACCGTTATTATCATTTACACTTACATCGCTACCATGGTGGCCGTGAAGTGCGGCTCTTCTTGCGCTCACAGGGCCAAAGTGGCACATCAAACCGTGATCCTGCACGCACTCCAGCTGTGCCTGTACCTCATCTCCACCCTGTTTAACATGATAAACTCCAGCGACCTGTTCAACTTGGACCCAGGTGTTGCTCTTTACGTCAATCACCTGCTCTTTTCAGGGCTAATCATTTTCCCCAAGTTTTTGAGCTCGCTTTTATACGGCCTTAAAGATCAGACGTTCAAGCACGTCTTCAAATACTACTTTACCTTTGGCTACAGATCTTCGGTAGAGCCCTATCCCACGTCTTGA
- the ppme1 gene encoding protein phosphatase methylesterase 1 isoform X2, with the protein MEKQLHLNLLASRPPMAGGFQSGSKMKMGPGRKRDFTPLLWSQYFETIEDVEVENENGKDIFRLYCSGSSGPVLLLLHGGGHSALSWAVFTAVISSRINCRVVAMDLRAHGDTKVKNPEDLSADTMAKDVGNVVEALYGENPPQIMMIGHSMGGAIAVHTASANLVPSLLGLCVIDVVEGTAMDALNSMQNFLRSRPKTFKSLENAIEWRCEESASNPSVSNSIGEGIIEEEEEEEGAEESNKKRMKEDDQEVKKESFYTWRVELSKTEKYWDGWFRGLSALFLSCSVPKLLLLAGVDRLDKDLTIGQMQGKFQMQVLPQCGHAVHEDAPEKVADALATFMVRHKFTEFKEGFLC; encoded by the exons ATGGAGAAGCAGTTGCATTTGAACCTGCTAGCATCCAGACCCCCTATGGCAGGTGGTTTCCAGTCCGGGTCCAAGATGAAAATGGG ACCTGGACGAAAGAGAGATTTCACCCCCTTGCTCTGGAGTCAGTACTTTGAAACCATAGAAGATGTTGAAGTGGAGAATGAAAACGGCAAAGAT ATTTTCAGACTTTACTGCAGCGGCTCCAGCGGtcctgtgctgctgctgctccatggAGGCGGCCACTCTGCGCTGTCCTGGGCCGTGTTTACT GCCGTCATAAGCAGCAGGATCAACTGCAGGGTGGTTGCCATGGACCTTCGAGCTCATG GAGACACTAAAGTAAAAAATCCAGAGGATCTCTCTGCAGACACCATGGCAAA GGATGTTGGTAACGTGGTGGAGGCACTGTACGGAGAGAACCCCCCTCAGATCATGATGATCGGACACAGTATGGGCGGAGCCATCGCCGTTCACACAGCCAGTGCTAACCTCGTCCCATCGCTGCTGGGTCTCTGTGTCATCGACGTCGTAGAAG GTACAGCAATGGACGCTCTGAACAGTATGCAGAATTTCCTCAGAAGTCGGCCAAAGACATTTAAGTCTCTGGAGAATGCCATAGAGTGGAG ATGTGAGGAGTCTGCCAGCAATCCAAGTGTTTCTAATAGCATCGGCGAGGGCATCatagaggaagaggaagaagaagaaggagcaGAAGAATCGAACAAAAAACGAATGAAGGAGGACGACCAAGAG GTTAAAAAGGAAAGCTTCTACACCTGGCGAGTGGAGCTGTCAAAGACGGAAAAATATTGGGATGGTTGGTTCAGAGGTCTGTCAGCCCTTTTTCTCAGCTGTTCTGTGCCAAAACTGCTGCTTCTTGCAG gAGTGGACCGGCTTGACAAAGATCTCACTATTGGACAGATGCAAG GGAAGTTTCAGATGCAGGTCCTCCCTCAGTGTGGCCATGCTGTTCATGAGGACGCACCTGAGAAA GTAGCAGATGCTCTAGCAACATTTATGGTCCGACACAAATTCACTGAGTTTAAAGAAGGATTTCTGTG ctaa
- the ppme1 gene encoding protein phosphatase methylesterase 1 isoform X1: protein MEKQLHLNLLASRPPMAGGFQSGSKMKMGPGRKRDFTPLLWSQYFETIEDVEVENENGKDIFRLYCSGSSGPVLLLLHGGGHSALSWAVFTAVISSRINCRVVAMDLRAHGDTKVKNPEDLSADTMAKDVGNVVEALYGENPPQIMMIGHSMGGAIAVHTASANLVPSLLGLCVIDVVEGTAMDALNSMQNFLRSRPKTFKSLENAIEWSVKSGQIRNIESARVSMGGQVKKCEESASNPSVSNSIGEGIIEEEEEEEGAEESNKKRMKEDDQEVKKESFYTWRVELSKTEKYWDGWFRGLSALFLSCSVPKLLLLAGVDRLDKDLTIGQMQGKFQMQVLPQCGHAVHEDAPEKVADALATFMVRHKFTEFKEGFLC from the exons ATGGAGAAGCAGTTGCATTTGAACCTGCTAGCATCCAGACCCCCTATGGCAGGTGGTTTCCAGTCCGGGTCCAAGATGAAAATGGG ACCTGGACGAAAGAGAGATTTCACCCCCTTGCTCTGGAGTCAGTACTTTGAAACCATAGAAGATGTTGAAGTGGAGAATGAAAACGGCAAAGAT ATTTTCAGACTTTACTGCAGCGGCTCCAGCGGtcctgtgctgctgctgctccatggAGGCGGCCACTCTGCGCTGTCCTGGGCCGTGTTTACT GCCGTCATAAGCAGCAGGATCAACTGCAGGGTGGTTGCCATGGACCTTCGAGCTCATG GAGACACTAAAGTAAAAAATCCAGAGGATCTCTCTGCAGACACCATGGCAAA GGATGTTGGTAACGTGGTGGAGGCACTGTACGGAGAGAACCCCCCTCAGATCATGATGATCGGACACAGTATGGGCGGAGCCATCGCCGTTCACACAGCCAGTGCTAACCTCGTCCCATCGCTGCTGGGTCTCTGTGTCATCGACGTCGTAGAAG GTACAGCAATGGACGCTCTGAACAGTATGCAGAATTTCCTCAGAAGTCGGCCAAAGACATTTAAGTCTCTGGAGAATGCCATAGAGTGGAG cgtGAAGAGCGGTCAGATTAGAAACATCGAATCTGCTCGAGTTTCTATGGGAGGCCAAGTGAAAAA ATGTGAGGAGTCTGCCAGCAATCCAAGTGTTTCTAATAGCATCGGCGAGGGCATCatagaggaagaggaagaagaagaaggagcaGAAGAATCGAACAAAAAACGAATGAAGGAGGACGACCAAGAG GTTAAAAAGGAAAGCTTCTACACCTGGCGAGTGGAGCTGTCAAAGACGGAAAAATATTGGGATGGTTGGTTCAGAGGTCTGTCAGCCCTTTTTCTCAGCTGTTCTGTGCCAAAACTGCTGCTTCTTGCAG gAGTGGACCGGCTTGACAAAGATCTCACTATTGGACAGATGCAAG GGAAGTTTCAGATGCAGGTCCTCCCTCAGTGTGGCCATGCTGTTCATGAGGACGCACCTGAGAAA GTAGCAGATGCTCTAGCAACATTTATGGTCCGACACAAATTCACTGAGTTTAAAGAAGGATTTCTGTG ctaa